The following are encoded together in the Equus quagga isolate Etosha38 chromosome 1, UCLA_HA_Equagga_1.0, whole genome shotgun sequence genome:
- the IFNG gene encoding interferon gamma codes for MNYTSFILAFQLCAILGSSTYYCQAAFFKEIENLKEYFNASNPDVGDGGPLFLDILKNWKEDSDKKIIQSQIVSFYFKLFENLKDNQVIQKSMDTIKEDLFVKFFNSSTSKLEDFQKLIQIPVNDLKVQRKAISELIKVMNDLSPKANLRKRKRSQNPFRGRRALQ; via the exons ATGAATTATACAAGTTTTATCTTGGCTTTTCAGCTGTGTGCGATTTTGGGTTCTTctacctattactgccaggccgcgttttttaaagaaatagaaaacctaaagGAATATTTT aaCGCAAGTAACCCAGATGTAGGGGATGGTGGGCCTCTTTTCCTGGATATCTTGAAGAACTGGAAAGAG GATAGTgacaaaaaaataattcagagccAAATCGTCTCCTTCTACTTCAAACTCTTTGAAAACTTGAAAGATAACCAGGTCATTCAAAAGAGCATGGACACCATCAAGGAAGACCTGTTCGTTAAGTTCTTCAACAGCAGCACCAGCAAGCTGGAAGACTTCCAAAAGCTGATTCAAATTCCG GTAAATGATCTGAAGGTCCAGCGCAAAGCAATAAGTGAACTCATCAAAGTGATGAATGATCTGTCGCCCAAAGCTAACCTGAGGAAGCGGAAGAGGAGTCAGAATCCATTTCGAGGCCGGAGAGCGTTGCAATAG